A genomic window from Neorickettsia sennetsu str. Miyayama includes:
- a CDS encoding helix-turn-helix domain-containing protein — MPKISENFKKRAETDVMIGKQIRRLRTLKGYSQAAIAKEIGVTFQQLQKYECGANRLCVSRLLDICKFCKVSPSYFFASLNKEQEGDTLHDSENSIEFEHENEYNKELLVLVRAFKSITQDSVRSKVLSLVKTMSQAYGEEKDE; from the coding sequence ATGCCTAAAATCTCTGAGAATTTTAAGAAACGTGCGGAAACTGACGTGATGATTGGAAAGCAGATTCGTAGGCTTAGGACCCTTAAAGGTTATAGCCAAGCTGCCATAGCCAAGGAAATTGGTGTGACCTTCCAGCAGCTTCAAAAGTACGAATGCGGTGCAAACCGCCTTTGCGTAAGCAGGCTGCTTGACATATGTAAGTTTTGTAAAGTTTCGCCCTCCTATTTTTTTGCTTCGCTAAATAAGGAGCAAGAAGGGGACACATTGCACGATTCAGAAAACAGTATAGAGTTTGAACATGAGAATGAATATAACAAGGAGCTTCTGGTTTTAGTACGTGCATTCAAGTCCATTACGCAAGATTCAGTAAGAAGTAAAGTTCTCTCATTGGTAAAGACTATGTCTCAAGCTTATGGAGAGGAAAAAGATGAGTGA
- the secA gene encoding preprotein translocase subunit SecA, which produces MLDLVHKIFDSRNRKIKRKLKDGLEQVNSLETRIRDLSSDELRNKTSEFKERLFKQSASLDEILPEAYACVREASLRTLGMRHFDVQIMGGIVLHWGMISEMHTGEGKTLVATLAAYLNALSEKGVHVVTVNDYLARRDTEWMKQIYRHLGLQVSCITSDMRDPERAHAYKADITYATNNELGFDYLRDNMKFSKGEMVQRDLHYAIVDEVDSILIDEARTPLIISGVTDNASYLYASMNKLAEKLDSTLYIVDEKTRTVSLTEEGQEAIEKLLMAEKFIESGSSLYEPQNLQLVHCLNQSLKAINLFQKNKDYIVQDGQIVLIDEFTGRMMHGRRYSEGLHQALEAKENLKIQNENQTLASITFQNYFRMYGKLSGMTGTAATEREEFSTIYGLEVVQIPSHLPVRRVDHDDEIYASKKEKYEAILALAKECHEKLQPILIGTTSIENSEELSRELKKAKLKHSVLNAKQHAFEAEIIAQAGKPGAITIATNMAGRGTDIQLGGNINFNISANDEAEKEHAKNEEIVRKAGGLYVIGTERHESRRIDNQLRGRSGRQGDPGESKFFLSLDDDLLRVFGTSGIRNMLKKQLSNNGAIKHSYITRSLEKAQKKVESRNYEIRKNLIKFDDVINEQRKVIFSQRNNIMESGDIDLLPIVTEVNAKTLENARSKNFYDISTLIHSMQSIYNEDFKELHKTEDIDGFIDSKTKSIIAEKERAHVEFLLEIKKRIMIAILDQLWKEHLQFLENLRLSINLKAVAQKNPLIEFKHEAFQAFQRLSERWHENIIASFVRVKLVERMHMKVM; this is translated from the coding sequence ATGCTAGATTTAGTGCACAAGATTTTTGACTCTCGCAATCGAAAGATCAAGAGAAAGCTGAAAGACGGTTTGGAGCAAGTCAATAGTCTTGAGACTAGGATTCGTGACCTCTCAAGTGATGAGCTTAGAAATAAAACTAGTGAATTCAAAGAAAGATTGTTCAAGCAAAGTGCTTCACTAGATGAAATACTACCTGAAGCATATGCGTGCGTCAGAGAAGCTTCACTCAGGACGCTAGGTATGCGGCATTTCGACGTGCAAATCATGGGAGGAATAGTACTGCACTGGGGAATGATAAGTGAAATGCACACAGGTGAAGGTAAAACGCTTGTAGCAACTTTGGCAGCTTATTTGAATGCTCTATCTGAAAAAGGTGTACATGTGGTCACAGTAAACGACTACCTAGCTCGAAGAGATACAGAGTGGATGAAACAGATATACAGACATCTAGGGCTACAAGTTTCTTGTATTACCTCTGATATGCGCGATCCGGAAAGAGCACACGCATACAAAGCAGATATCACTTACGCCACAAACAACGAGCTAGGCTTCGATTATCTTCGGGATAATATGAAGTTTTCCAAAGGAGAAATGGTTCAGCGGGACCTTCATTATGCGATCGTGGATGAGGTTGACTCAATATTGATCGATGAAGCACGTACACCACTCATAATCTCCGGTGTGACAGATAATGCCTCATACCTGTATGCAAGCATGAACAAGCTTGCAGAAAAACTCGACAGTACCTTGTATATAGTTGATGAAAAAACAAGAACCGTTTCTCTTACAGAGGAAGGACAAGAAGCTATAGAAAAGCTGCTAATGGCCGAAAAATTTATAGAGAGTGGTTCATCTCTCTACGAACCACAAAATCTTCAACTTGTACATTGTTTGAATCAATCTTTGAAGGCAATTAATCTCTTCCAAAAGAACAAGGACTACATAGTTCAAGACGGTCAAATAGTTTTAATAGATGAGTTCACAGGCCGTATGATGCACGGGAGACGGTACTCAGAAGGGCTACATCAGGCACTTGAAGCCAAAGAAAATCTCAAGATCCAAAATGAGAATCAAACCCTTGCATCTATCACATTCCAAAACTACTTCAGGATGTATGGCAAGCTTTCGGGCATGACAGGAACAGCTGCAACAGAAAGAGAAGAATTCTCGACAATATATGGACTAGAAGTTGTACAAATACCATCACATCTGCCAGTACGCAGAGTCGATCACGATGATGAAATATACGCTTCAAAAAAGGAGAAATACGAAGCTATCCTAGCACTTGCAAAAGAATGTCATGAGAAACTACAACCCATCCTGATTGGAACAACGAGTATAGAAAATTCCGAAGAACTTTCACGTGAACTAAAAAAGGCAAAGCTAAAGCACTCCGTACTGAATGCGAAACAGCACGCTTTTGAAGCGGAAATTATTGCACAAGCTGGCAAGCCCGGAGCTATAACTATAGCCACAAATATGGCCGGAAGAGGAACAGATATCCAGTTAGGCGGCAACATCAATTTTAACATTTCAGCAAACGATGAAGCCGAAAAAGAGCACGCAAAGAACGAAGAGATAGTTCGAAAAGCTGGAGGACTCTACGTTATCGGTACCGAAAGACATGAAAGCCGTCGTATTGATAATCAACTCAGAGGAAGATCGGGTAGACAAGGTGATCCAGGTGAATCAAAATTTTTTCTCTCACTCGATGATGATCTATTACGTGTATTCGGTACATCAGGGATACGCAACATGCTAAAAAAACAGCTTTCCAATAACGGTGCCATAAAACATTCTTACATAACCCGATCTTTGGAAAAGGCTCAAAAGAAAGTAGAGAGCCGAAATTATGAGATCAGAAAAAACCTTATTAAGTTCGATGATGTGATAAATGAACAGAGGAAGGTCATCTTCAGCCAGCGGAACAACATCATGGAGAGTGGTGATATAGATCTCTTACCAATAGTGACAGAGGTGAATGCCAAAACTCTTGAGAATGCGCGATCTAAGAATTTTTATGATATCTCAACTCTGATCCACAGTATGCAATCGATATACAACGAGGACTTCAAGGAGTTACACAAAACCGAAGATATTGATGGCTTTATAGACTCAAAAACAAAAAGCATCATTGCAGAAAAAGAGCGCGCACATGTGGAATTTCTTTTGGAAATAAAAAAACGCATAATGATAGCGATACTGGATCAACTATGGAAAGAGCATTTGCAATTTCTAGAGAATCTTAGATTAAGTATAAACCTAAAGGCCGTTGCCCAAAAAAACCCACTTATCGAATTTAAACATGAGGCATTCCAGGCTTTCCAAAGGCTCTCAGAGCGGTGGCATGAAAATATCATAGCGTCTTTCGTCCGCGTAAAACTTGTTGAACGGATGCATATGAAAGTCATGTAG
- a CDS encoding response regulator transcription factor: protein MRILVVDDEQKVTDYVKSIITSVGYVCDTASCCRDASALINSSKGDYQYDLIILDRVLPDGDGLDMILNLRCKNIKTPVIFFSALSSYENRIKAFDFGADDFIAKSELHKGEFLARIRAVLRRCFSHHFSKFKLGNMLVDFHMQVCKMRGKVVQLTNKEYSMLELMCLHGRGAIISKDKFISHLYSNNEPTEQKIIDVFACKLRSKLAAYNDGVSYIETVWGRGYTLNENVPPIRSSVKKSKAISDGDDAAVRTEAGHELQKSTT, encoded by the coding sequence ATGCGTATATTAGTAGTCGATGACGAACAGAAGGTAACAGATTACGTAAAGAGTATCATTACCTCTGTTGGGTATGTTTGTGACACAGCTTCTTGTTGCCGTGATGCTTCAGCACTGATTAATTCCAGCAAGGGCGATTATCAGTATGATCTTATTATTCTGGATAGGGTTCTCCCAGACGGGGATGGCTTAGATATGATCTTAAACTTGCGTTGCAAGAACATAAAAACTCCTGTGATCTTTTTTTCTGCTCTCTCGTCTTATGAGAACAGGATTAAGGCTTTCGATTTTGGTGCAGATGATTTCATCGCAAAGAGTGAGCTACATAAGGGTGAGTTTCTTGCTCGCATAAGGGCTGTTCTCAGAAGGTGCTTCAGTCACCACTTTTCGAAATTTAAACTTGGTAACATGTTGGTGGACTTTCATATGCAGGTCTGTAAGATGCGTGGTAAGGTTGTGCAACTGACAAACAAGGAATACTCAATGCTAGAGTTGATGTGTCTTCATGGTAGAGGGGCTATCATATCTAAGGACAAGTTTATAAGCCATCTTTATTCTAATAATGAGCCGACAGAGCAAAAGATTATCGATGTTTTTGCTTGTAAACTACGCAGCAAGCTGGCTGCCTATAACGACGGTGTGAGTTACATAGAGACGGTTTGGGGAAGGGGATACACGTTAAATGAGAATGTTCCTCCGATAAGAAGCAGCGTAAAAAAATCTAAAGCTATTTCCGATGGTGATGACGCTGCTGTGAGGACTGAGGCTGGGCATGAGCTCCAGAAGAGTACCACCTAA
- the purE gene encoding 5-(carboxyamino)imidazole ribonucleotide mutase has translation MGSEKVAIVMGSTSDYPTMQHAEKILEQLVVHFETYVISAHRTPARLYEFSKNAADKGIRTIIAGAGGAAHLPGMIAAISDIPVLGVPVESKTLNGLDSLLSICQMPAGTPVGTLSIGKAGAENAALLACRILALQDKDLQDRLRIWIRKQTETVPERP, from the coding sequence ATGGGTTCTGAAAAAGTAGCGATAGTAATGGGCAGTACGTCTGATTATCCTACTATGCAGCATGCGGAGAAAATACTAGAACAGCTGGTAGTACACTTTGAGACTTATGTGATATCAGCGCACAGAACTCCAGCAAGGTTATATGAGTTTTCAAAAAACGCAGCAGACAAAGGAATTAGGACAATAATAGCAGGTGCTGGAGGAGCAGCTCATTTACCAGGAATGATTGCAGCCATAAGCGATATTCCGGTCCTAGGAGTACCAGTAGAAAGTAAGACGCTCAACGGTTTGGATAGCTTACTTTCAATATGCCAGATGCCTGCAGGCACGCCAGTCGGCACTCTTTCTATAGGAAAGGCCGGCGCAGAAAACGCAGCACTCCTCGCCTGTAGGATACTCGCCCTACAAGATAAGGACCTACAAGACAGACTGCGAATCTGGATCAGAAAACAAACAGAGACTGTACCTGAAAGACCCTAA
- the tsaD gene encoding tRNA (adenosine(37)-N6)-threonylcarbamoyltransferase complex transferase subunit TsaD, translated as MNNHLILGVETSCDETSVAIVSEEGEVCFHEIFTQDHSKYNGVYPEFASREHLKILPQILRRAVQAHDLEKLTAIACTVGPGLVGSLIVGVMMARGLAFSLKKPVFGVNHLEGHLLAVRLVEKINFPFVCLVISGGHSQLIDARGIGDYVLLGETLDDAFGEAFDKLATMLGFTYPGGKTVEKLAIKGDSERFRLPAAMINQSGCNFSLSGIKTALKKIITSLPQITEKDKADICASFQACVARIMVNKLEQAVKICGHSRIVLAGGVGSNRYIRETLEEFAKNHNLSLHFPEGILCTDNAAMIAWAAIERLKAGCTELSLEPQPRLCW; from the coding sequence ATGAATAATCATTTAATTTTAGGTGTAGAGACAAGTTGCGATGAAACCTCAGTCGCCATTGTTTCTGAAGAAGGGGAGGTTTGCTTTCACGAAATTTTCACCCAAGACCATAGCAAATATAATGGTGTCTACCCGGAATTTGCATCCAGGGAGCATTTGAAAATTTTACCCCAGATACTACGAAGGGCAGTTCAAGCGCACGATCTTGAAAAATTAACAGCCATTGCTTGTACAGTTGGCCCAGGGTTGGTTGGATCGCTGATAGTTGGAGTGATGATGGCTCGCGGTCTTGCATTTTCACTTAAAAAACCTGTTTTCGGAGTAAACCACCTCGAAGGCCACCTACTTGCTGTGAGACTTGTAGAGAAAATTAATTTCCCATTTGTTTGTCTCGTGATTTCAGGAGGACATTCTCAACTTATCGATGCAAGAGGAATAGGTGACTATGTTCTTCTTGGAGAAACACTGGATGATGCATTTGGTGAAGCATTTGATAAACTAGCAACTATGCTTGGATTTACATATCCAGGAGGAAAAACCGTAGAAAAGCTCGCAATCAAGGGTGACTCAGAACGTTTTCGTTTGCCGGCAGCAATGATAAATCAATCTGGTTGTAATTTTTCCCTATCAGGGATAAAAACAGCTCTAAAAAAAATAATTACTTCATTGCCCCAAATAACAGAAAAAGATAAGGCAGATATTTGCGCATCATTCCAGGCATGCGTGGCAAGGATTATGGTCAACAAGTTGGAACAAGCCGTGAAAATTTGTGGTCATTCTAGGATCGTGTTAGCTGGGGGAGTTGGCTCCAATCGTTACATAAGAGAAACACTAGAAGAGTTTGCAAAGAATCACAACTTGTCGCTGCACTTTCCAGAAGGTATTCTATGTACAGATAACGCAGCAATGATAGCTTGGGCAGCTATAGAAAGACTTAAAGCAGGCTGCACAGAACTATCTCTGGAACCACAACCAAGATTATGTTGGTAG
- a CDS encoding TAXI family TRAP transporter solute-binding subunit translates to MLNFRSSLLICFFLSLLLNHAISEERYFMRVGTGSISGVYYATGNAICRFIRKHSLHDNTFNVSCSVQSTPGTMYNLNALRNSDLELAAAQEDWAYDAYNGTGLFSSMQPMSSLRSLFSTHKEAFTVLVRKDSGIRDFDGIKHRIVNIGAPGTGVRGTMEKIMRVKGWTSTDFKLTTELNSSEQVRALCDGKIDVMTTVIGHPSGLFQEASATCSVQLIPLDDETRKKLLLDHPYYYSYDIPVDLYSGLAEEVTKTIAVKSGFYVLEDFSDDKAYKLVSSVFSNFSALQGTHPAFSHITKVDLIPEAGNIPIHPGAKQFYKQIGLLRESVGKAYPK, encoded by the coding sequence ATGTTAAATTTTCGCTCCAGTCTATTAATATGCTTCTTTTTGTCGCTGCTCTTGAACCATGCAATCAGTGAAGAACGCTATTTCATGAGAGTGGGTACCGGCTCTATCTCTGGAGTATACTACGCTACCGGCAACGCAATATGTAGATTCATCAGAAAGCACTCGCTGCATGATAACACATTCAACGTATCGTGCTCAGTCCAATCTACGCCTGGTACTATGTACAATTTGAACGCACTCAGAAACAGTGACTTAGAACTTGCAGCAGCACAAGAGGATTGGGCCTATGACGCATATAATGGCACAGGGCTCTTTAGTTCAATGCAGCCTATGTCCTCACTTCGTTCACTTTTTTCCACACATAAAGAGGCCTTTACTGTTCTCGTACGAAAGGACTCAGGAATAAGAGATTTTGATGGAATCAAACACAGGATAGTTAACATTGGTGCACCCGGCACTGGAGTCAGAGGAACCATGGAAAAAATCATGAGAGTTAAGGGATGGACAAGTACTGATTTTAAACTTACCACGGAGTTGAACTCATCTGAGCAGGTGCGTGCCCTTTGCGATGGCAAAATTGACGTAATGACGACGGTTATAGGTCATCCGAGTGGGCTTTTTCAGGAGGCTTCTGCGACCTGTAGTGTGCAACTCATACCATTAGATGATGAAACAAGAAAGAAGTTACTTCTAGATCATCCGTATTATTATTCTTATGACATTCCCGTTGACCTTTACTCGGGATTAGCTGAGGAAGTAACAAAAACCATTGCAGTGAAATCAGGATTTTATGTCCTTGAGGATTTTTCTGATGATAAAGCATATAAATTAGTAAGCAGCGTTTTCTCGAATTTTTCCGCTTTACAAGGAACACATCCGGCTTTTTCGCACATAACAAAAGTTGATCTCATTCCAGAAGCTGGAAATATACCAATTCATCCAGGCGCGAAACAGTTTTACAAGCAAATTGGTCTCCTGCGAGAGTCTGTAGGGAAGGCTTACCCTAAATGA
- a CDS encoding polyprenyl synthetase family protein, which yields MTAYDFLNASFSEKLRSVEEVLHDSMTTFTKLKSIEYAKKMLSSGKRIRALLSLLSFALCKNADTNAEIRAAATIELIHNATLMHDDVVDENSIRRGKPNIKSIHGNKISVLTGDFLLSVAFEIILECKNLSVVLLLSKTAKQLSEGEMLQLQSIGEIVSESEYLEVIARKTAVLFSAAAEIAAILTGKQEYVVILREIGFLIGMAFQITDDVLDYGEPQEVGKSVGNDFRECKFTLPCVIAYRDAKSKAAKKFWREVFFTEEKDIQEARFFMYEVDALAKAMEVARKYLSKAEKKLSIFENGASLLTMKTFLRYAAERPY from the coding sequence GTGACCGCTTACGATTTTTTGAATGCATCTTTTTCCGAAAAACTGCGCTCTGTGGAAGAAGTGTTGCATGACTCTATGACCACTTTTACCAAGTTAAAGAGCATAGAGTATGCAAAGAAAATGCTTTCTAGTGGCAAAAGGATACGGGCTTTATTATCCCTGCTTTCTTTTGCTCTTTGTAAAAACGCCGATACCAATGCAGAAATTCGTGCTGCAGCAACAATTGAACTAATTCACAATGCGACACTCATGCATGACGACGTTGTCGATGAAAACAGTATTCGCCGTGGTAAGCCTAATATAAAAAGCATTCATGGAAATAAAATAAGCGTTCTTACAGGTGATTTCCTTCTCAGTGTAGCGTTTGAGATTATTTTAGAGTGTAAGAATCTGAGTGTGGTGTTGTTGCTTTCGAAAACGGCAAAGCAGCTCTCTGAGGGTGAAATGCTGCAGCTTCAGAGTATTGGTGAGATAGTTAGTGAATCTGAGTATTTAGAGGTTATTGCAAGAAAGACAGCTGTGTTGTTTTCTGCTGCCGCAGAAATTGCAGCAATACTAACTGGTAAACAGGAGTATGTTGTCATCCTTAGAGAAATAGGATTTCTGATAGGCATGGCATTCCAAATTACTGATGATGTTCTGGACTATGGGGAGCCTCAGGAAGTTGGCAAAAGTGTTGGCAACGATTTTCGAGAGTGTAAATTCACCCTACCATGTGTCATTGCGTACAGAGATGCAAAATCTAAGGCTGCGAAGAAATTTTGGCGCGAGGTATTTTTTACAGAGGAAAAAGATATACAAGAAGCACGGTTTTTTATGTATGAGGTGGATGCTCTAGCAAAAGCGATGGAAGTTGCACGCAAGTACCTTAGTAAGGCAGAAAAAAAACTCTCGATATTTGAAAACGGTGCGAGTTTACTCACAATGAAGACTTTTCTTAGGTATGCTGCTGAAAGGCCATACTAA
- a CDS encoding sulfite exporter TauE/SafE family protein yields the protein MAQIYFPIAEVAIPIYAVIALGLISGIMAGLFGIGGNIIIIPTLIFMGVAPAVAVSSAVNQTIASGFASFLNQFKQGNTDLPIALSLSLGGLFGITLGSFLLMYLRNKGNVDITIFLVYVVMLSITGCVMAFDSIRKLLCLFRNEVEPHEHMEKPYKNKLIKLINRLPLRYHFHSAKGDISLVALALFGTVVGVILSISGVGGGFILVPVLMYVFNLPVRIAIGTSVAQSVLVSVATVFFHAITLGTVDMLLGFLLSIGAICGVTFGAKLNLIFHPVVIRLLLALVMFGGVLRLLFTLLVTPESPYSFSAV from the coding sequence ATGGCACAGATTTATTTCCCAATAGCTGAAGTCGCAATACCCATATATGCAGTAATCGCTTTGGGTTTGATTTCAGGAATTATGGCCGGACTTTTTGGTATTGGCGGAAATATTATTATTATCCCTACCTTGATTTTTATGGGTGTTGCACCAGCGGTAGCAGTTTCTAGCGCTGTAAATCAAACAATTGCATCTGGGTTTGCTAGCTTCCTCAACCAGTTTAAACAGGGAAACACAGACTTACCCATAGCTCTTTCTCTTTCTCTTGGTGGTCTGTTTGGGATAACATTGGGATCATTTTTATTGATGTATCTACGTAATAAAGGAAACGTCGATATTACAATTTTTCTCGTATATGTTGTCATGCTCAGTATTACAGGGTGTGTCATGGCATTTGACAGCATTCGCAAATTGTTATGTTTGTTTCGTAATGAAGTAGAGCCTCATGAACATATGGAAAAGCCTTACAAAAATAAACTCATAAAATTGATTAATAGACTTCCTCTTCGGTATCACTTCCATAGTGCAAAGGGTGATATAAGTCTAGTTGCTCTTGCTCTTTTTGGGACAGTTGTAGGTGTGATTCTATCTATATCGGGGGTTGGCGGTGGGTTTATTCTTGTTCCTGTGCTCATGTATGTTTTCAATCTTCCTGTGCGCATTGCAATAGGAACCTCAGTTGCTCAATCTGTCTTGGTTTCTGTTGCCACTGTTTTTTTTCATGCAATCACACTGGGTACAGTGGATATGCTTTTGGGATTCTTATTGAGTATTGGTGCGATTTGTGGTGTCACTTTTGGAGCAAAATTGAACTTAATTTTCCACCCAGTGGTGATTAGATTATTGCTTGCCCTTGTGATGTTCGGCGGTGTACTCAGATTGCTGTTTACATTGCTCGTGACACCTGAGAGTCCGTATTCTTTTTCTGCTGTTTGA
- a CDS encoding TIGR02186 family protein, which yields MRIKRFFAFAAFCLLPCKGNSFSIIADLSPNRVEIHSKFTGKKILVFGAVMEKVDNIIVVIHGPKKDIAVHKKIRIFGLWTNGTKVELKMMPSFFSFSSSNQKYEEVDKVFHGEFTPFSHILSPSTEINAFAESKIRGSLYQFDNKIEIINGRLFRGNIFLPSNIPKGEYIVEVIALTENKIIGIEVTPLLIVKTGLDGYIFELSRSYPLLYALAAVTSALITGWIGFILPRTGKTLLKSKGKAR from the coding sequence GTGAGAATAAAAAGGTTTTTTGCTTTTGCTGCATTTTGTCTACTGCCCTGTAAAGGGAATAGCTTTTCTATTATAGCGGACCTTTCGCCTAACAGAGTTGAAATACATTCCAAATTTACAGGGAAGAAAATACTAGTTTTTGGAGCAGTTATGGAAAAGGTAGACAATATCATAGTTGTTATCCATGGTCCAAAGAAAGATATTGCCGTACATAAAAAAATCCGAATTTTTGGTTTGTGGACAAATGGTACTAAGGTTGAGTTAAAGATGATGCCATCGTTCTTTTCTTTTTCCTCGTCAAATCAGAAATACGAAGAAGTTGATAAGGTATTTCACGGAGAATTCACACCGTTTTCGCATATTTTAAGCCCAAGTACGGAAATAAATGCGTTCGCTGAAAGTAAGATCCGTGGCTCCCTTTATCAGTTCGATAACAAGATTGAGATAATCAATGGACGTCTCTTTCGTGGAAATATCTTTCTTCCAAGCAATATACCAAAGGGAGAGTATATCGTTGAAGTCATTGCACTAACAGAGAACAAGATTATAGGGATCGAAGTAACACCGCTTCTGATAGTGAAAACGGGTCTCGACGGGTACATTTTTGAACTAAGCCGCTCATACCCATTACTTTATGCGTTGGCTGCAGTTACCAGTGCACTGATTACAGGTTGGATTGGATTTATATTACCACGAACTGGGAAGACCCTACTGAAAAGCAAAGGAAAAGCAAGGTGA
- a CDS encoding porin has protein sequence MYKLSKILLLTTALASVAGASEVPLTEDQVPAVEKTTSNKPCVCNKAGPNQVKARLSKFADHCATGMGSRGCSCDGSSDLNGTSNCDAVNFVFKVKGSNDFSFGYASNQDFFKLAKGLPKIDVLVDASGKDIESSYNGDSSTSGTVNGVKALSDGGVLGDYTRSTDLFNEHKLSIEARRTLGSFAYGGLLEAEFSRKDAVSADNAYVFFETGYGRFEMGRITDSAVEPLRIDASSIAAVGGGFGDLNWTTLANLEGRPIGATHSTTGNGDSQKSSSTRHRDAQRPFLVHANYYTAYNNPLRANFITTGLGNLRMALGYTNSTADGTYHDIIDVGAGYAGKKGNLKYAISFSGQAGLSTPTGDEHHPLRRFEVGASVQLHTIKLAGSWGSTYLSGVKKSKDMQLDLTKAFADSSQLKKTDGDSTYMTFGATYEEGPVMFSLGYMESYNTFVKSVGVNTLRVVSLGTHYRITGSTYELTPYINTKCFMAQEAGIKAEDNNKGFVLASGVKVSY, from the coding sequence ATGTATAAACTTAGCAAGATATTACTTTTGACGACGGCACTAGCCAGCGTCGCAGGCGCGTCCGAGGTGCCTTTGACAGAGGATCAAGTTCCGGCTGTTGAGAAGACGACATCGAATAAACCATGTGTCTGCAATAAAGCAGGCCCTAATCAGGTCAAGGCCCGATTGAGTAAATTTGCGGACCATTGTGCAACTGGTATGGGCTCGCGTGGATGCAGTTGTGATGGTTCGTCTGACCTAAATGGGACCAGTAACTGCGATGCAGTGAATTTCGTGTTCAAAGTAAAGGGTAGTAACGATTTCTCGTTCGGTTACGCGAGCAATCAGGACTTCTTCAAGTTAGCGAAAGGTCTTCCAAAAATCGATGTCCTTGTAGATGCAAGCGGTAAAGATATTGAAAGCTCATACAATGGAGATAGTAGCACTAGTGGTACTGTGAACGGCGTTAAGGCCCTTTCTGATGGTGGCGTTCTAGGTGATTACACACGTAGCACTGATTTGTTCAACGAGCACAAGTTATCAATAGAAGCTAGACGTACACTAGGCAGCTTCGCTTATGGTGGTTTGCTAGAAGCAGAATTTAGTAGGAAAGATGCGGTTAGTGCCGATAATGCATACGTTTTCTTTGAAACCGGTTACGGAAGATTTGAAATGGGCCGCATCACTGACAGTGCTGTGGAACCGCTCAGGATTGATGCATCTTCCATCGCTGCTGTTGGTGGTGGTTTTGGTGATCTAAATTGGACGACGCTAGCTAACCTTGAAGGACGCCCTATAGGTGCTACGCATAGCACAACAGGGAATGGTGATAGCCAGAAGAGCAGCAGCACGCGTCATAGGGATGCACAGCGCCCTTTCTTGGTGCATGCAAACTACTATACCGCATATAACAATCCACTAAGGGCTAACTTCATTACTACTGGGCTGGGCAATTTGCGGATGGCATTGGGTTATACGAACTCTACTGCGGATGGTACATACCATGATATTATTGATGTAGGTGCTGGCTATGCTGGGAAGAAAGGAAATCTGAAGTATGCTATTTCCTTCAGTGGTCAGGCTGGTCTCAGCACTCCAACTGGTGATGAACATCACCCTCTCAGACGTTTTGAAGTCGGTGCATCGGTTCAGCTTCACACTATAAAGCTTGCTGGATCATGGGGTAGTACGTATCTCTCTGGAGTTAAAAAATCGAAGGATATGCAACTTGATTTAACTAAGGCTTTTGCTGATAGCAGTCAACTCAAAAAAACAGACGGTGATAGTACTTACATGACTTTCGGTGCTACATATGAAGAAGGTCCTGTGATGTTTAGCCTTGGCTATATGGAGAGTTATAATACCTTCGTTAAAAGTGTCGGAGTGAATACGCTAAGAGTTGTTTCCCTTGGTACGCATTATCGCATCACTGGAAGCACGTACGAGCTTACGCCTTACATTAACACCAAGTGTTTCATGGCTCAGGAAGCTGGGATTAAGGCTGAGGACAACAACAAAGGTTTTGTTCTTGCTTCCGGTGTGAAGGTATCGTACTAA